From Xiphophorus hellerii strain 12219 chromosome 9, Xiphophorus_hellerii-4.1, whole genome shotgun sequence, a single genomic window includes:
- the LOC116725260 gene encoding granzyme B(G,H)-like isoform X2, translating into MMIKMMATWWVLMLFLVLAVLRQKAHGTDIINGKKVPDHLMLYVASVQNNKGQHMCGGFLISEDFVVTAAHCDKLNPISVVLGTHNLEKVDDGTMRYNVTRCKHPDFNSVTSGNDIMLLKLSKKVQLNNKVQPIQIPKGEMKVKDKAKCRVVGWGYTRAGGKASNVLEMAEVTLTNLKECKTKWKSLKLNLPNNVICAGGHNAKAGFCKGDSGGPLVCGATAAGIVSFNRECDPNIPNVYTDVSKYVSWIKKIRKQKQC; encoded by the exons ATGATGATAAAAATGATGGCGACATGGTGGGTCTTAATGCTCTTCCTTGTTCTGGCAGTCCTCAGACAAAAAG CTCATGGGACTGATATTATTAATGGCAAAAAAGTACCTGATCATTTGATGCTTTATGTGGCTTCGGTTCAGAACAACAAGGGTCAGCATATGTGTGGGGGATTTCTCATCAGTGAAGACTTTGTGGTTACGGCTGCACACTGTGATAAACT taaCCCTATAAGTGTTGTACTTGGAACTCACAACCTCGAGAAAGTTGATGATGGCACAATGAGATATAATGTAACCCGGTGCAAGCACCCAGATTTCAACAGTGTTACATCTGGCAATGACATTATGCTTCTCAAA CTGTCTAAGAAAGTGCAACTCAACAACAAAGTGCAGCCAATCCAAATACCGAAGGGTGAGATGAAAGTGAAAGATAAAGCTAAGTGTCGCGTTGTTGGCTGGGGCTACACAAGAGCTGGTGGTAAAGCTTCCAATGTGCTGGAAATGGCTGAAGTGACCTTAACAAATCTGAAGGAATGTAAAACTAAATGGAAATCTTTGAAGCTCAATCTTCCAAACAATGTGATTTGTGCAGGTGGACATAACGCAAAAGCAGGATTCTGCAAG GGTGATTCAGGAGGACCTCTAGTGTGTGGAGCGACAGCTGCAGGCATTGTGTCTTTCAACAGGGAGTGTGACCCAAATATCCCTAATGTTTATACAGATGTATCAAAATATGTGTCCTGGATAAAAAAGATTCGCAAGCAAAAACAATGCTAA
- the LOC116725260 gene encoding granzyme B(G,H)-like isoform X1, with protein MRLQSQQYTRMMIKMMATWWVLMLFLVLAVLRQKAHGTDIINGKKVPDHLMLYVASVQNNKGQHMCGGFLISEDFVVTAAHCDKLNPISVVLGTHNLEKVDDGTMRYNVTRCKHPDFNSVTSGNDIMLLKLSKKVQLNNKVQPIQIPKGEMKVKDKAKCRVVGWGYTRAGGKASNVLEMAEVTLTNLKECKTKWKSLKLNLPNNVICAGGHNAKAGFCKGDSGGPLVCGATAAGIVSFNRECDPNIPNVYTDVSKYVSWIKKIRKQKQC; from the exons CCAACAATATACGAGGATGATGATAAAAATGATGGCGACATGGTGGGTCTTAATGCTCTTCCTTGTTCTGGCAGTCCTCAGACAAAAAG CTCATGGGACTGATATTATTAATGGCAAAAAAGTACCTGATCATTTGATGCTTTATGTGGCTTCGGTTCAGAACAACAAGGGTCAGCATATGTGTGGGGGATTTCTCATCAGTGAAGACTTTGTGGTTACGGCTGCACACTGTGATAAACT taaCCCTATAAGTGTTGTACTTGGAACTCACAACCTCGAGAAAGTTGATGATGGCACAATGAGATATAATGTAACCCGGTGCAAGCACCCAGATTTCAACAGTGTTACATCTGGCAATGACATTATGCTTCTCAAA CTGTCTAAGAAAGTGCAACTCAACAACAAAGTGCAGCCAATCCAAATACCGAAGGGTGAGATGAAAGTGAAAGATAAAGCTAAGTGTCGCGTTGTTGGCTGGGGCTACACAAGAGCTGGTGGTAAAGCTTCCAATGTGCTGGAAATGGCTGAAGTGACCTTAACAAATCTGAAGGAATGTAAAACTAAATGGAAATCTTTGAAGCTCAATCTTCCAAACAATGTGATTTGTGCAGGTGGACATAACGCAAAAGCAGGATTCTGCAAG GGTGATTCAGGAGGACCTCTAGTGTGTGGAGCGACAGCTGCAGGCATTGTGTCTTTCAACAGGGAGTGTGACCCAAATATCCCTAATGTTTATACAGATGTATCAAAATATGTGTCCTGGATAAAAAAGATTCGCAAGCAAAAACAATGCTAA
- the LOC116725301 gene encoding mast cell protease 8-like — MWCKDCLRYANIRHKLLHKGSNFTFQQPKALLADIMKGLGYFLLLNILSCLAQTVLGNDIIHGEKVQDDSMQYMVSVQTNVGHVCGGFLINEEYVVTAAHCGGNELKYVLLGDHNLKSSNIKKVGVNSTCKPRDYVTLQHGKDIMLLQLSEKVLLNNDVKTIPLPLSKITLRDDQECSVAGWGKTEYSDYSNELRMVNVSIINQQTCREQWDNNLPHNVICAGGFGINKGFCQGDSGGPLVCNGRAVGVVSFNRGFNCHYPDIPNVYTDISKYLHWINKVVNEKKCI; from the exons ATGTGGTGTAAAGATTGCCTCAGATATGCAAACATTAGGCACAAACTTTTGCATAAAGGCAGCAACTTCACCTTCCAACAACCTAAGGCTTTATTGGCTGACATCATGAAGGGTCTGGGTTATTTCCTGCTGCTCAACATTCTGTCATGTCTCGCACAAACTG tCCTTGGGAATGATATTATACATGGGGAAAAAGTCCAAGATGACTCGATGCAGTACATGGTCTCAGTGCAAACCAATGTAGGTCACGTATGTGGAGGATTTCTGATCAATGAGGAATATGTGGTCACTGCAGCACACTGTGGTGGAAA tgaactgAAATACGTTCTTCTGGGAGACCACAACCTCAAGAGTTCAAACATAAAGAAAGTGGGAGTTAATTCCACATGCAAACCCCGTGATTATGTGACCCTACAACATGGCAAAGACATCATGCTTCTTCAA cTGTCTGAGAAAGTTCTTCTAAACAATGATGTGAAAACAATTCCCCTTCCTTTGTCTAAAATAACCTTAAGAGATGATCAAGAATGCTCTGTGGCTGGATGGGGTAAAACTGAGTACAGCGATTATAGTAATGAACTGAGAATGGTGAACGTGTCAATCATAAACCAACAAACCTGCCGAGAGCAGTGGGACAATAACCTTCCCCACAATGTGATCTGTGCTGGTGGATTTGGTATAAATAAAGGATTTTGTCAG GGTGATTCTGGTGGTCCTCTGGTGTGCAATGGGAGAGCTGTTGGTGTTGTGTCATTCAACAGAGGTTTCAACTGTCACTACCCGGATATACCCAACGTCTACACGGATATTTCTAAATATCTTCATTGGATCAACAAAGTTgtgaatgaaaagaaatgtatataa
- the LOC116726450 gene encoding mast cell protease 1A-like, translating to MFRLKEFQHLLVLTFLCQTVHASQIINGDKAAVNSMPYMVSVQSNGRHTCGGFLISEDFVVTAAHCNIPKPNLVVVGNQNIKSSNIKKIHIQYSCVFPTYREVGLGNDIMLLKLSEKVSMNNAVKTIPIPKSDKILKENQICMVAGWGKTESNKYSDDLRVAKVSIINSQVCQKEWDNTLPPNVICAGGYETTKGFCQGDSGGPLLCDGEAVGIVSFNRNSNCTYPNAPNIYTDISIYHQWLNCALKEKKCGCANL from the exons ATGTTCAGACTGAAGGAATTCCAGCATCTCCTTGTGCTGACATTTCTCTGTCAAACAG TTCATGCAAGTCAAATCATAAATGGGGATAAGGCTGCTGTAAACTCAATGCCGTACATGGTCTCAGTGCAAAGCAATGGACGTCATACATGTGGAGGATTTCTGATCAGTGAGGACTTTGTGGTCACTGCTGCACACTGCAATATTCC CAAACCCAATCTGGTTGTCGTGGGAAATCAGAATATCAAAagttcaaacataaaaaaaatacatattcagTACAGCTGCGTATTCCCAACTTACCGGGAAGTTGGACTTGGCAATGACATCATGCTGCTTAAA ctCTCTGAGAAGGTCTCCATGAACAACGCAGTGAAGACCATTCCAATTCCAAAGTCTGacaaaatcttaaaagaaaatcagatatGCATGGTCGCTGGATGGGGTAAAACAGAAAGCAACAAGTACAGTGATGATCTTAGAGTCGCAAAGGTGTCGATCATAAATTCACAAGTCTGTCAGAAGGAATGGGATAATACTCTTCCACCCAATGTGATCTGTGCTGGTGGATATGAAACCACAAAAGGATTCTGTCAG GGTGATTCCGGTGGCCCTCTGCTGTGTGACGGGGAAGCTGTTGGTATTGTGTCATTCAACAGAAATTCCAACTGCACCTACCCAAATGCACCCAACATCTACACAGACATTTCTATATATCATCAGTGGCTCAACTGTGCGTTGAAGGAAAAGAAATGTGGTTGTGCAAACCTTTAG